The Pseudodesulfovibrio sediminis genome includes the window GCGCACGAGCTTCGAGACCATGGCCCCGGCCTTGCCTTCAAGGAAATAATCACTGGTTGTGTAGGTGTACCCGGTGTCCGACAGATTGATCTCGATAATCACCCCGCCCCGGTTCTTCACGATATACGGGATGCGCCCGGCAGGCACGACCTGTCCCCCGGTGCCGATGACCAGACAGACATCCGACTGCTTAGCGAGATCCGTTGCCGCATAATGGACGTCAGACGCAACGCCCTCGCCAAAAAAGACGAAGTCCGGTTTGAGCAGGCCCCCGCAAGACGGACAGCGCGGAGGGAGCGTGTCCAGCGATATGGCGTCGGCGTCAAAGTACGTCCGGCACTGCATGCACTGCATACGCCTGGTGCTGCCGTGGTATTCATGGACCACTTGGCTCCCGGCCGCCTGGTGCAGCGAATCGATATTCTGTGTGACGATGCCGGCCAGCTTGTCCGCCTGCTCCAGCTCAGCCAGAGCCAGATGCGCCGCGTTGGGCTTGGCCCTGCCAAACGAATCGTAAAATATTTTCTTGAGCAGCGGCCAGACTTCTTCTGGATGACGCTTGAAGTATCCTTTCTCGAATTTCTCGGGATCATAGATACTCCAGATACCGCCCGGCCCCCTGAAGGGCGGAATGCCTGACTCCACGGAAATGCCCGCACCGGTAAAGGCCATGGCACACCGAGCCTCCCTCAGAGCGTGGGCTGCATTTTCAAGAGCGTGATTGGACATGGATCAATGCCCGGTCACAAAGAGATACCGGTGCCCGTTTTCATCTATATTGACACCGAAAATAGCTGACCAGCGAGCCATGCAAGGGTCTTCAAAATCCTTTGGAGCACCAAGAAATGCCTGCTCTATCTGGATTTCTGTTTCAACATGTTTTCCCTTGAGAAACACCAGACTCCATGTTGAATCGGTACTCACCTTGTGCTTGTACTCCATCCCCAGACGGGTTTTGAAGGCGTGCTCAGTCTCAGGCAGAACCAGACACACCGAGTCCCAGTCATAATACCCGATCAACCCGTCAAGCGAGAAGGTTTCCTCCGCTGACGGACGGCGGCTCTCGATAGCCCCTTCAAATCGATCCCCGACATAGTTGTCGGTATAATCAAAGAGATAGAGTGCGATAAACGCTACGGCCATAACCAAAAAAGCGGCCAGCGCGGATTTTGTCTTGCTATGCATGGCTCATTCTCCGGCTTCAATCCACATGTTCTGCTTTCTATATAGGTATTGGAACCACAAGGTCAAACAATGCCTGCCAACCTCCAAGCACCCATTTGGTAGGCGAATGGGAAAACGCGGATAAGTGCCTACATTTTTATACCATCCTTTTACAAATTTGTTATTCTTTTCATTTTTTTGCCAGAATTGTAATCTTGAAAACCTACAAAAATGATGAAAACAAGGAAATACAGAGGGTTTTCTATTGGCCCCACTTTTGCATATTGAGCGATCGGAGGTATAACAATGGAAATAAGTTTGGTAGACAACGCATTTATCTTGATTTGTGCGGCTCTGGTCATGTTCATGACACCCGGGCTTGCACTGTTTTACGGTGGTCTGGTCCGCTCGAAAAACGTCCTCGCCACCATCATGCAGTCGTTCATCATGCTCGGGCTCGTGTCCGTGCTGTGGGCGGTTGTAGGCTATTCTCTCTCTTTCGGCTCCGATATCGGCGGCGTCATCGGCGGCCTGGATTTCGCCTTTCTGGAAGGCGTCGGCAT containing:
- a CDS encoding SIR2 family NAD-dependent protein deacylase, with the translated sequence MSNHALENAAHALREARCAMAFTGAGISVESGIPPFRGPGGIWSIYDPEKFEKGYFKRHPEEVWPLLKKIFYDSFGRAKPNAAHLALAELEQADKLAGIVTQNIDSLHQAAGSQVVHEYHGSTRRMQCMQCRTYFDADAISLDTLPPRCPSCGGLLKPDFVFFGEGVASDVHYAATDLAKQSDVCLVIGTGGQVVPAGRIPYIVKNRGGVIIEINLSDTGYTYTTSDYFLEGKAGAMVSKLVRCVLG